In Bradyrhizobium guangdongense, the sequence GAACCAGTGGGACGTTGGCGGTCCGGATGCCGCGATTGGCGAGATAGATCGACGTCGGCGTCTTCGAGGTGCGGGACACGCCGACCAGGACGACGTCGGCATCCTCGAGGCCTTCGACATGCTGCCCGTCGTCATGGATCATCGTGTAGTTCAGCGCGTCGATACGCTTGAAATATTCGGCGTTGAGCACGTGCTGCGCACCGACGCGGCCCGTGGTCGCAGCGCCAAGATAGGCTTCGAACAATTGCATGACCGGGCCGATGATCGAGAGGCTCGGAACATTGATCGTCTTGCACTTGTCCTCGAGCCTCGAAACCAGGTCCTTCTCCAGCAGCGTGAACAGCACGATGCCGGGTGCTTCCTCGATCTCGTCGAGCACGCGGTCGAGCTGCTTCTGGCTGCGTACCAGCGGATAGACATGCTCGACCGGCGTGACGTTGGCGTATTGCGCGGCGACGGCGCGCGCGACCGTGATCAGGGTCTCGCCGGTGGAGTCGGAGACGAGGTGCAGATGGAAATAATTGCTCGAGGTCGGCACAAAAACTCTTTGAATGTCGTTGTGTGGTTTGTGGATTTCTGTGGAGCTTAACCCCTCGGAAAGGGATGCGCGACACCACGGGCGGGATAAGTGCCGATTTTCTTCACATCGCTGCCCGTCAGAACAAGTCCGGCACCGTGTCACGAGAGAAGCGGGATTGCGCGGACAACCCCCTTGATAAGCTGCCGACAAAAAGGCGCAAGCCTTTGAAGCCCGGCGGCTTATCTGAACGGGCCTGGTCTGCCCGGAACATGTTGACGGATGTGAACAAGCGCGTGCGCACGCGCGGATGGCGTTGCGTGAGTCCAATCCACGGTCACTCAGACTCAAACCTTTAAGAATCTAAGATTCTAGATTTGAGGAAGGCGCTACGGACGGATATGTGTGCAGGTGAGACCTTAACGAGTTCTTACTATCCCCAGCCCGCCTGATGGCTGGACGCAAAGTCGGACGCCGGACATGTTTGAAGACGTCTATCTCTGGATCAAGGCGCTGCACGTGATCGCGGTCATCTCCTGGATGGCCGGCATGCTCTATCTGCCGCGGCTGTTCGTCTATCATTGCGAGGCCGAGATCGGCTCGAAACAGTCCGAAACCTTCAAGGTGATGGAACGCCGCCTGCTCAAGGCGATCATCAACCCCGCCATGATCGTCACCTGGCTTGCTGGGCTTTATCTCGCCTGGGCCGGCCATTGGTTCACCTTCGGCTGGCTGCACGTCAAACTGGCAATGGTGCTTGCGATGTCCGCGGTCCACGGCTTTTTTTCCCGCTGGCTGAAGGATTTCGCCGCCGACCGCCGCCCCCACAATCAGAAATTCTTCCGGATTATCAACGAGGTGCCGACCGTCCTGATGATCATCATCGTCATCATGGTGATCGTGAAGCCGTTCTAGGCAGCAATCGTGAACGATCGCTCAGCGCTTCGGCTTGCGGAGTGGGAAGCGATTTTCTATATTAGCGATATCCCACCCAACGCAGGCGGATGTGGTTGTGTCTGAGCTTTCCAGAGGCCGGACACCGCATCAGGTTTGAAGCCCCACCGGCACTCACCTTGCCAGACCTGCGGACCTTACCTGCACCTGCTCGCGTCCGCATTTCAGAGCCACCTCGCACCCCCCTTCCAAGGTTACCCCACAGGACCACCCCAATGCGGGAAATCAAACTCGAAGACCTCAAGTCCAAAACGCCCGCCGAGCTCGTCTCGTTTGCGGAGGAAAATGGGGTCGAGAACGCCAGCACCATGCGCAAGCAGGAGCTGCTGTTCGCCATCCTCAAGCAGCTCGCGCTGGCCGAAACCGACATTGTCGGCCAGGGCGTCGTCGAGGTGCTTTCCGACGGCTTCGGCTTCCTCCGCTCGCCCGATGCCAATTATCTGCCGGGCCCGGATGACATCTACGTCTCGCCCTCGCAGATCCGCCGTTTCGGTCTGCGCACCGGCGACACCATCGAAGGCCACATTCGCAGTCCGAAGGAGGGCGAACGCTATTTCGCGCTGCTGAAGGTCAACACGCTTAATTTCGAGGACCCGGAAAAGGCCAAGCACAAGGTCAATTTCGACAACCTCACGCCGCTGTTTCCGAATCAGCGTTTCCGCATGGAAATCGACGATCCGACGCGGAAAGACCTGTCTGCACGCGTGATCGACATCGTCGCGCCGATCGGCAAGGGCCAGCGCGCATTGATCGTGGCGCCGCCGCGCACCGGCAAGACCGTGCTGATGCAGAACATCGCGCATTCGATCACGGCCAACCATCCCGACTGCTATCTGATCGTGCTCTTGATCGACGAGCGTCCGGAAGAAGTCACGGACATGCAGCGCTCGGTGAAGGGCGAAGTGGTGTCGTCGACCTTCGACGAGCCGGCTGTGCGTCACGTCCAGGTCGCCGAGATGGTGATCGAAAAGGCCAAGCGTCTCGTCGAGCACGGCCGCGACGTCGTAATTCTGCTCGATTCGATCACGCGCCTCGGGCGTGCCTACAACACCGTGGTGCCGTCATCGGGCAAGGTGCTGACCGGCGGTGTCGACGCCAACGCGCTGCAGCGGCCGAAGCGCTTCTTCGGCGCCGCCCGCAACATCGAGGAGGGCGGCTCGCTGACCATCATCGCGACCGCGCTGGTCGATACCGGCAGCCGCATGGACGAAGTCATTTTCGAAGAGTTCAAGGGCACCGGTAACTCGGAGCTTATCTTGGACCGCAAGGTCTCGGACAAGCGCACCTTCCCCGCGATCGACATTTCGCGCTCCGGCACCCGCAAGGAGGAGCTCATCACCGACCCGCAGGTGCTCAAGAAGATGTATGTGCTCCGCCGCATCCTGAACCCGATGGGCACCATGGATGCGATCGACTTCCTGCTCGACAAGCTCCGCTCGACCAAGAGCAACGCGGAGTTCTTCGACTCCATGAACACCTGAGTGCGGTGCAGCATTGGATTAAAGGGCGCCTTCGGGCGCTCTTTTCGTTTGTGCGGCTATGCTGCAGCGGTCGTGCAGCATAGTCGATGGTCTGACCGCACCGTCTAGTTCTCTCCGATCCCGTTGATAAATCTGTATAATACCTCCACCCGCAAGCGTTGGCCTCGACTGATGAACGGGAATTTCGCAGCAAACGCGGCGCTTTATATTGCGGTGCAATATTCCCTTTGCTGCGGTTCGAAGCGCAGCAAAAGTGGGCTTCGGCCTCAAACGGGCTGTTTGCCTTTTCCTCACCAGCCGGACAAATAGGCCATGCACCCGCGAGATCAGACCATCTTTGCATTGTCGTCCGGGCGTCCGCCGAGCGCGATCGCGATGGTGCGTGTGTCGGGCTCGCAAGCGGGACACGTGCTGGCGACGCTCGCAGGTGAGTTGCCGGCCCCGCGGCAAGCCAGCCGCGGGCTGCTGCATGACGCCACGGGCCAGCCGATCGACGATTCGGTCGTGCTCTGGTTTCCGG encodes:
- a CDS encoding pyruvate, water dikinase regulatory protein codes for the protein MPTSSNYFHLHLVSDSTGETLITVARAVAAQYANVTPVEHVYPLVRSQKQLDRVLDEIEEAPGIVLFTLLEKDLVSRLEDKCKTINVPSLSIIGPVMQLFEAYLGAATTGRVGAQHVLNAEYFKRIDALNYTMIHDDGQHVEGLEDADVVLVGVSRTSKTPTSIYLANRGIRTANVPLVPGIPVPAQLETLTRPLVVSLHATPERLIQIRQNRLLSMGAESGSDTYTDKQSVTEEVAFARKLSAKHDWPLLDVTRRSIEETAAAIMKLYSDRQRNRPSE
- the hemJ gene encoding protoporphyrinogen oxidase HemJ; this translates as MFEDVYLWIKALHVIAVISWMAGMLYLPRLFVYHCEAEIGSKQSETFKVMERRLLKAIINPAMIVTWLAGLYLAWAGHWFTFGWLHVKLAMVLAMSAVHGFFSRWLKDFAADRRPHNQKFFRIINEVPTVLMIIIVIMVIVKPF
- the rho gene encoding transcription termination factor Rho, producing the protein MREIKLEDLKSKTPAELVSFAEENGVENASTMRKQELLFAILKQLALAETDIVGQGVVEVLSDGFGFLRSPDANYLPGPDDIYVSPSQIRRFGLRTGDTIEGHIRSPKEGERYFALLKVNTLNFEDPEKAKHKVNFDNLTPLFPNQRFRMEIDDPTRKDLSARVIDIVAPIGKGQRALIVAPPRTGKTVLMQNIAHSITANHPDCYLIVLLIDERPEEVTDMQRSVKGEVVSSTFDEPAVRHVQVAEMVIEKAKRLVEHGRDVVILLDSITRLGRAYNTVVPSSGKVLTGGVDANALQRPKRFFGAARNIEEGGSLTIIATALVDTGSRMDEVIFEEFKGTGNSELILDRKVSDKRTFPAIDISRSGTRKEELITDPQVLKKMYVLRRILNPMGTMDAIDFLLDKLRSTKSNAEFFDSMNT